The following are from one region of the Synechococcus sp. CBW1108 genome:
- a CDS encoding ATP-binding protein translates to MKIIHVVNPLPRLVSGALADRLAVMPAVVVTGARQTGKSTLAEQLVAGERSYRTLDDFDVLAAARRDPEALVGGNEPITLDEVQREPSLLSAVKRAIDRDRKAGRFLLTGSANLLLMRQVSESLAGRASYLTLWPLTRREQRGLGSAGRWEALLNTPDQGWRDLLATGDGHREDWRALAQRGGFPTPAIELSNPAERAIWFDGYVRTYLERDLQDLATINSLPDFRRLMQAACLRLGQLLNQTELGRDVALPQPTVRRWLNLLETSYQLVRLPAYAVNRTKRLIKSPKLYWGDTAIAMHLAGAEPQGCHLENLVLNDLLAWRDARVERAELGYWRTTLGEEVDVVIEAGGRLLPIEVKATASPRLADCAHLRTFRAEYGSKARAGLLLHTGTSVEWLTADVLAVPWWRVL, encoded by the coding sequence ATGAAAATCATCCACGTGGTGAATCCCCTGCCCCGGCTGGTCAGTGGCGCCCTCGCCGATCGGCTGGCGGTGATGCCCGCAGTGGTGGTGACGGGTGCGCGGCAGACCGGAAAAAGCACCCTGGCCGAGCAGCTGGTTGCGGGCGAAAGGAGCTACCGCACCCTTGATGACTTCGACGTGCTCGCTGCCGCCAGGCGCGATCCCGAGGCACTGGTGGGAGGCAACGAGCCGATCACGCTCGACGAGGTGCAGAGGGAACCCTCCCTGCTCAGCGCCGTGAAGCGGGCCATCGATCGAGACCGCAAAGCAGGTCGCTTCCTGCTCACCGGTTCGGCAAACCTGCTGCTGATGCGGCAGGTGAGTGAATCGCTCGCCGGCAGGGCGAGTTATCTCACCCTCTGGCCGCTCACCCGCCGTGAGCAACGCGGACTGGGCAGCGCCGGTCGCTGGGAGGCGCTGCTCAACACGCCCGATCAAGGCTGGCGCGACCTGCTCGCCACCGGGGACGGTCATAGGGAAGACTGGCGCGCGCTGGCGCAGCGGGGCGGTTTCCCCACGCCAGCGATCGAACTGAGCAACCCTGCCGAGCGCGCCATCTGGTTCGACGGCTACGTGCGCACCTATCTCGAGCGCGACCTGCAGGACCTGGCGACGATCAACTCCCTGCCGGATTTCCGCCGACTGATGCAGGCGGCCTGCCTGCGCCTGGGGCAGCTGCTCAACCAGACCGAACTGGGGCGCGACGTGGCGCTGCCGCAACCCACGGTGCGCCGCTGGCTCAATCTGCTGGAGACCTCCTACCAGCTCGTGCGCCTGCCGGCCTATGCCGTAAACCGCACCAAGCGACTGATCAAGTCCCCCAAGCTCTACTGGGGCGACACCGCCATCGCCATGCACCTGGCCGGAGCGGAACCCCAGGGCTGCCATCTCGAAAATCTGGTGCTGAACGATCTGCTGGCGTGGCGCGACGCCCGCGTCGAGCGAGCAGAACTGGGCTACTGGCGCACAACCCTCGGCGAGGAGGTGGATGTGGTGATCGAGGCGGGGGGCAGGCTGCTGCCGATCGAAGTCAAGGCCACGGCATCGCCAAGGCTGGCGGACTGCGCCCACCTGCGCACCTTCCGCGCTGAATACGGCAGCAAGGCACGGGCGGGCCTGCTGCTGCATACCGGCACGAGCGTGGAATGGCTCACGGCCGATGTGCTGGCGGTGCCGTGGTGGCGGGTGCTCTGA
- a CDS encoding bifunctional 4-hydroxy-2-oxoglutarate aldolase/2-dehydro-3-deoxy-phosphogluconate aldolase — MSRRLCRESRNASLTQFSQRAAERELLLVPGVMSPSEVHQARRLGCRIVKLFPAVSVGIKHWRRLRQPLGAPLPFCIAAGGLKPADVLPWLEAGVDAVALGSGLGDLEEVSAWQELLSTLAARSAPA, encoded by the coding sequence GTGAGCAGGAGGCTTTGCAGAGAGTCGCGGAACGCTTCCTTAACCCAATTTTCCCAGCGGGCGGCCGAACGGGAGTTGCTGCTGGTGCCCGGGGTGATGAGCCCCAGCGAGGTGCATCAGGCCCGGCGGCTGGGCTGCCGGATCGTGAAGTTGTTTCCAGCAGTGAGCGTGGGCATCAAGCACTGGCGGCGGCTGCGGCAGCCGCTTGGTGCTCCCCTGCCCTTCTGCATCGCCGCCGGCGGCCTGAAGCCGGCCGATGTGCTGCCCTGGCTGGAGGCCGGGGTGGATGCGGTGGCGCTGGGCTCGGGGCTGGGTGATCTGGAAGAGGTGAGCGCCTGGCAGGAGTTGCTCTCCACACTGGCCGCCAGATCAGCCCCAGCCTGA
- a CDS encoding transposase, translating to MGRSARQLPDGCSFHITLRCNSRAFLIARGVRRDLLLGVLHQAKKKFGFRLHGICLMANHLHLLLQPPQGRDLPRIMQWIGWYSAMALNRITGRCGHFWEARYFSTPIDPSDTRRVLATLRYIHANPKAAGVRKGFHDPYSNYGHYGRLEGDGLSEWHPAFLQLAPTLEGCARRYGSYCRHYRPRAKPARQSHWGSRLLRRDGGGPRPAGSAMAWRRG from the coding sequence ATGGGCCGCTCCGCAAGGCAACTTCCCGATGGCTGCAGCTTTCACATCACCCTGCGCTGCAACAGCCGGGCCTTTCTGATCGCCCGCGGGGTGCGGCGGGATCTGCTGTTGGGGGTGCTGCATCAGGCAAAGAAGAAGTTCGGATTTCGGTTGCATGGGATCTGTCTGATGGCCAACCACCTGCATCTGCTGTTGCAGCCACCGCAGGGGAGAGACCTGCCACGGATCATGCAGTGGATCGGCTGGTATTCGGCCATGGCGCTGAACCGGATCACGGGACGCTGCGGCCACTTCTGGGAGGCGCGCTACTTTTCCACGCCGATTGATCCAAGCGACACGCGCCGTGTGTTGGCCACGCTGCGCTACATCCACGCCAACCCCAAGGCAGCGGGTGTGCGTAAGGGTTTCCATGACCCCTACAGCAACTACGGGCACTATGGGCGGTTGGAAGGGGATGGGTTAAGCGAGTGGCATCCGGCCTTTCTGCAGCTGGCACCGACGCTGGAGGGCTGCGCCAGGCGCTATGGGAGCTATTGCCGGCACTACCGGCCAAGGGCGAAACCAGCCAGACAATCCCATTGGGGCAGCAGGCTGCTGCGGCGTGATGGGGGTGGCCCCAGGCCAGCAGGTTCTGCCATGGCATGGCGGCGGGGCTGA
- a CDS encoding type II toxin-antitoxin system VapC family toxin, whose translation MILLDTHALIWWADGNHLRLSANALAAIDQEIESAGRPGGSPGLLVSAISCWEVAMLVNRGRLALSLDVERWLALLASHPAVRLLALDPAVAVAATRLPEPFHADPADRFLVAQARELGIPLLSADNKILSYGHVRSLW comes from the coding sequence GTGATCCTGCTCGATACCCATGCGCTGATCTGGTGGGCCGATGGCAATCATCTGCGGCTCTCAGCCAATGCCCTGGCCGCCATCGATCAGGAGATCGAGAGCGCCGGCCGGCCGGGCGGTTCACCGGGTCTGCTGGTGTCGGCGATCAGCTGCTGGGAAGTGGCGATGCTGGTGAATCGGGGTCGACTCGCCCTCAGCCTCGATGTGGAGCGCTGGTTGGCGCTGCTGGCCTCCCATCCGGCGGTGCGGTTGCTGGCTCTCGATCCCGCCGTGGCTGTGGCAGCCACCCGCCTCCCGGAGCCATTCCACGCCGATCCCGCCGATCGCTTCCTGGTGGCCCAGGCCCGCGAGCTGGGGATTCCCCTGCTCAGCGCCGACAACAAGATCCTCTCCTACGGCCATGTGCGCAGCCTCTGGTGA
- a CDS encoding type II toxin-antitoxin system Phd/YefM family antitoxin, with protein sequence MVLPSAPLLPGSPRQVSKSRFKAQALELFRQVEASGEPLVVTDHGRPTLEVRPYRPARLDADPLQELRGSVLRFDDPFAPVGENDWEALA encoded by the coding sequence ATGGTTCTGCCGTCCGCCCCGCTGCTGCCGGGTTCGCCGCGGCAGGTGTCCAAATCCCGTTTCAAGGCCCAGGCCCTGGAGCTGTTCCGCCAGGTGGAGGCCAGCGGTGAACCGCTCGTGGTGACTGATCACGGCCGGCCCACCCTGGAGGTGCGCCCCTATCGGCCGGCCCGGCTCGACGCCGACCCACTCCAGGAGCTGCGCGGCTCGGTGCTGCGCTTCGACGACCCGTTTGCGCCGGTCGGTGAGAACGACTGGGAAGCCCTGGCGTGA